The region GCCATCCGGTGGCCGTCAGTTCGCGCAGGTCGCGGGCGGCCTGGCCCTGGCTCAGCCCCTCGTCGGCCTGGTACATGCCGCGGCGCAGCCGCCGGGAGACGAACACCTGGTAGAGCGCCGAGACCGTGCGCGGGTTCAGGCCCTGCTCCCCGGTCCGCTCCTCCAGCAGCATCCACACCTCGCCGGCCTCCGCGAGCCGGCGCCCCACCCGCTGCGCTTGCATGTGGTGGCAGCGCAGGACGAACCGCACCCACGACAGGGTGTCCCCGTGCGGGCTCCACCGGCCGCGCCCGACCACGCCGAGCACGTCGTAGTAGTCGTAGGTGGTGCGGCCCTCGCCGAGCCACTCCTCGATCGAGGCGAACTCCGGCGTGGTGATCTGGTCGCGGCCGAGCACGAGCGTCTGCAGCGCCCGCGACCCGCGCCCGTTCCCGTCCCGCCACGGGTGGATCTTCACGAGGTTGAGGTGTGCCATCGCGCCGCGCACGTAGCCGGCGGCGTCGGGATCGCCCTCGTTGAGCCACTCGACCAGCTCCGCGAGCAGGCCGGGCACCTGCTCGCGGTCCGGGCCCTCGTAGACCACCTCGCCGGTGGCGGAGTTCCGCACGTAGATCCCACCGGGCCGCACCGTGCCCGGGGTCTTGTTCACGTGGTGACCGATCATCATGAAGTTCAGCGCGTGCAGCAGGCCGGCGTCGTAGCGGAAGGCCCACGCCCGCGAGAGGGTGCCGATGTAGGTGAGCGCCTGCTGGTACCCCGAGATCTCGCGGGCGACGGCCGCCGGCGTCTCCAGGGGGTCCTCCCCCGACATGATCGACTCGATGTCCTCGACGCTGGCGTGGTAGCCCTCGATGGAGTTCGACCCCTGGATCGCCCGCGCCTGCAACTGCCGTCGCAGCAGGCCGTCCCAGCGGTGCGCCTCGGCCAGCCGGTATTTCAGGTCGCGCCGCATCTCCTCGATCTCGGCGAGCACCTTCTCGTCCTCGGCCTCCAGGGCCGGTGTCCCGTACAACATGGGGCCATGACAGCACGAACGAATCATCCGGTCAAGCGACCGGATGATTCGTCCATTTATGTGCGCATCAGGAGACGGGGATGACCGAGCCCGTGAACGTCTCCTCGATGTACTTCTTCACTTCGGGGCCGGTCAGCAGCTCGACCAGCGTCTTCACCCGCGGGTCGCTCTCGTGTCCCTGGGCGATCACCAGGCCGTTGACGTACGGGTTGCCCTCGGCCTTCTCCAGAACCAGCGCGTCGGAGGACGGGTTGAGGTTCAAGTCCATCGCGTAGTTGCCGTTGATCACGGCGGCGTCCACGTCGTCGAGCGAGCGCGGGAGCTGCGCGGCCTCCAGCGGGCGGAAGGTCAGGTTCTTCGGGTTGCCGGCCACGTCGCGCTCGGTCGCGGCGATGCCCACGCCGTCCTTCAGCGTGACCACGCCGTTGTCGGCGAGCAGCCCGAGCGCCCGGCCGAGGTTGGTGGCGTCGTTGGGCACCGCCACCGTGCCGCCCTGCGGCAGCGAGGCGAGGTCCTTGACCTTCCTCGAATACAGGCCGAGCGGCTCCAGGTGCACCGGGGCGACGAAGCTCAGCTTGGTGCCCTTGGACGCGTTGAAATCGTCCAGGTACGGCTTGTGCTGGAAGTAGTTGGCGTCGAGCCGGCCATCCTGGAGCTGCAGGTTGGGCTGCACGTAGTCGCTGAACTCGACGATCTCCAGCTTCAGCCCCCTGGTGGCGGCCAGGTTGTCGGCCACGTACTTCAGGATCTGCGCGTGCGGCACCGGGCTCACGCCGACCCTGAGCGGGGCGTCCGCCGCCGCCGTACCGGAGGCGGTCGCCGTGTCCGGAGACGAGGACCCGCAGGCGGACAACACGAGCGCGACCACGGCGCCGATGACGAGGCCGAGTGTTCTACGCATGGGACAGAACTCCTTTGCAAAGGAACAACAGGTCAGCGGTGGGAAAGGCGGCGGGCGACGACGTCGCCCAGGGTCTGGGCGAGCTGCACCACGACGACCAGGACGACCACGGTGACGACCATGAGCGTGGTCTCGAAGCGCTGGTAGCCGTAGCGGACGGCGAGGTCGCCGAGGCCGCCACCGCCGATCACGCCGGCCATCGCCGAGTAGGAGATGAGCGTGACCACGGTGACGGTCAGCCCGGCGACCAGGCCGGGCAGCGCCTCGGGCAGCAGGACGCGCGTCACGATCGTCACCCGGCCCGCCCCCATCGCCTCGGCCGCCTGCACGACGTCGCGGCCCACCTCACGCAGCGCCGTCTCGACCAGCCGGGCGAAGAAGGGCGCCGCGCCGATCGTGAGCGGGACCACCGCGGCGGTGGTCCCGATCGTCGTGCCGGTGAGCACGCGGGTCAGCGGGATGACCGCGATCATGAGGACGATGAACGGCAGCGACCGCCCGACGTTGACGATCAGACCGAGCACGCGCCGCACGGCGGG is a window of Microbispora sp. NBC_01189 DNA encoding:
- a CDS encoding Fic family protein produces the protein MLYGTPALEAEDEKVLAEIEEMRRDLKYRLAEAHRWDGLLRRQLQARAIQGSNSIEGYHASVEDIESIMSGEDPLETPAAVAREISGYQQALTYIGTLSRAWAFRYDAGLLHALNFMMIGHHVNKTPGTVRPGGIYVRNSATGEVVYEGPDREQVPGLLAELVEWLNEGDPDAAGYVRGAMAHLNLVKIHPWRDGNGRGSRALQTLVLGRDQITTPEFASIEEWLGEGRTTYDYYDVLGVVGRGRWSPHGDTLSWVRFVLRCHHMQAQRVGRRLAEAGEVWMLLEERTGEQGLNPRTVSALYQVFVSRRLRRGMYQADEGLSQGQAARDLRELTATGWLQPYGETKGRFYAPGPKMTEIKAAFAERVKPLRDPYRALER
- a CDS encoding MetQ/NlpA family ABC transporter substrate-binding protein, with the translated sequence MRRTLGLVIGAVVALVLSACGSSSPDTATASGTAAADAPLRVGVSPVPHAQILKYVADNLAATRGLKLEIVEFSDYVQPNLQLQDGRLDANYFQHKPYLDDFNASKGTKLSFVAPVHLEPLGLYSRKVKDLASLPQGGTVAVPNDATNLGRALGLLADNGVVTLKDGVGIAATERDVAGNPKNLTFRPLEAAQLPRSLDDVDAAVINGNYAMDLNLNPSSDALVLEKAEGNPYVNGLVIAQGHESDPRVKTLVELLTGPEVKKYIEETFTGSVIPVS
- a CDS encoding methionine ABC transporter permease, encoding MSPLLWEATGQTAVMVSWSTLFTVLFGLPLGVCLAGTDRGGLFPAPAVRRVLGLIVNVGRSLPFIVLMIAVIPLTRVLTGTTIGTTAAVVPLTIGAAPFFARLVETALREVGRDVVQAAEAMGAGRVTIVTRVLLPEALPGLVAGLTVTVVTLISYSAMAGVIGGGGLGDLAVRYGYQRFETTLMVVTVVVLVVVVQLAQTLGDVVARRLSHR